One region of Nycticebus coucang isolate mNycCou1 chromosome 10, mNycCou1.pri, whole genome shotgun sequence genomic DNA includes:
- the LOC128596538 gene encoding vomeronasal type-1 receptor 2-like — MASMDLKIGIIFLLQIVIGILGNFSLLYRYMFTYVSGCRPRSMDLMLKHLTVANSLVILSRGIPQVMIAFGLKYLFDYFGCNVFLYVHRVARGVSIGTTCLLSIFQLITINPRNSRWAEIKVKAPKYIGPSSILCWVLHMLVNIIFPIYGMGKLRNTNITKRNDLGYCPIPFRDGVIDSIYSVLTSFHDILCLGLMVWASSAMVFILYRHKQHVRHIHRSNFSPRSSPETRATQSILVLVGTFVSFYAFSSIIYIYLAVFDNSNWLVVSAAALITACFPTISPFVLMNRDPNISRFCCICHGRNT, encoded by the coding sequence ATGGCCTCCATGGATTTGAAAATAGGAATTATCTTCCTATTGCAGATTGTCATTGGAATCCTGGGGAATTTTTCACTCTTGTATCGTTATATGTTCACTTATGTCAGTGGATGTAGGCCACGATCCATGGATTTGATGCTCAAGCACCTGACTGTAGCCAACTCCTTGGTCATTCTCTCTAGAGGAATTCCACAGGTCATGATAGCTTTTGGGTTGAAATATTTATTCGACTATTTTGGATGCAATGTTTTCTTATATGTTCACAGAGTGGCCAGGGGAGTGTCCATTGGTACTACCTGCCTCTTGAGTATCTTCCAGCTGATCACAATCAACCCTAGGAACTCCAGGTGGGCAGAGATTAAAGTGAAAGCCCCAAAGTACATTGGCCCCTCCAGTATCCTGTGCTGGGTTCTCCACATGCTGGTAAATatcatttttcctatttatggAATGGGAAAACTGAGAAACACAAACATCACAAAGAGAAATGATCTTGGATATTGTCCCATTCCATTTCGTGACGGAGTCATTGATTCCATATATTCGGTACTGACCTCTTTTCATGATATTTTATGTTTGGGTCTCATGGTCTGGGCCAGCAGCGCTATGGTTTTCATTCTGTACAGGCACAAGCAGCATGTCCGACACATTCACAGGAGCAATTTCTCCCCCAGATCGTCCCCTGAGACAAGAGCCACCCAAAGCATCCTTGTCTTGGTGGGCACTTTTGTATCATTTTATGCCTTTTCCTccatcatttacatttatttagctGTCTTTGATAACTCCAATTGGTTGGTGGTGAGCGCTGCTGCACTAATCACTGCATGTTTTCCAACTATTAGCCCATTTGTTCTCATGAACCGTGACCCCAACATATCCAGGTTCTGCTGTATCTGCCATGGGAGAAATACATGA